In one Umezawaea sp. Da 62-37 genomic region, the following are encoded:
- a CDS encoding C1 family peptidase translates to MNAPSARPQSRLLRGASARAARLAVSLARPDVDLRSQLAPDLVSQGPRPTCVPFAVAGAHEAARSDTGAAPQTLAPEPIWSYCTNLGQTGPQGMLLLDAATALADAGQPTMTLWPYNDQLGVGTEQPPSSAGTPPWHTGVLSELHLANDGVEDELEDILAAGQPVILLVEVTNQFYYPRDDGHVEMPNIRAHNGDYHAVLCVGAATHQQLGRRLLIRNSWGDYWGVGGYCWLPLAYLIAFVPQAAVVNTKT, encoded by the coding sequence GTGAACGCACCATCGGCACGACCTCAGAGCAGACTCCTCCGCGGTGCCTCAGCCCGCGCGGCACGTCTAGCAGTCTCCCTCGCCCGCCCAGATGTCGACCTGCGGTCGCAACTCGCTCCTGATCTCGTCTCCCAAGGTCCGCGCCCCACATGCGTACCCTTCGCCGTCGCAGGCGCGCATGAAGCAGCCCGCAGTGACACCGGCGCTGCACCGCAAACCTTGGCGCCAGAGCCCATCTGGTCGTACTGCACCAACCTCGGACAGACCGGTCCACAGGGCATGCTCCTGTTGGATGCCGCAACAGCCCTCGCCGACGCCGGTCAGCCCACAATGACGCTATGGCCCTACAACGACCAGCTGGGAGTGGGCACCGAACAACCACCCAGCTCTGCGGGAACCCCGCCCTGGCACACAGGCGTACTCAGCGAACTGCACCTGGCCAACGACGGCGTCGAAGACGAGCTCGAAGACATCCTCGCTGCAGGCCAACCTGTGATCCTTCTGGTAGAGGTCACGAACCAGTTCTACTATCCCCGTGACGACGGGCACGTCGAAATGCCCAATATCCGCGCCCACAACGGCGACTACCACGCAGTTCTTTGTGTCGGCGCCGCCACACACCAACAGTTGGGGCGACGGCTCCTCATCCGCAACAGCTGGGGCGACTACTGGGGTGTTGGGGGCTACTGCTGGCTCCCCCTGGCCTACCTGATCGCTTTTGTTCCGCAGGCGGCCGTCGTCAACACCAAAACGTAG
- the acpS gene encoding holo-ACP synthase has product MTEILLRTGVDMVDVNKLTRMIELTGEEFLDSSWTRAERLYCAGRPERLASRWAAKEATMKALGQGVGQISLLEIEVTADEGEMPDLVLRGNALDRAQALRLETWSVSLTHEDRWALAFVVGVGSTPHGQHQ; this is encoded by the coding sequence GTGACCGAGATACTGCTGCGAACCGGTGTCGACATGGTCGACGTAAACAAGCTGACACGAATGATCGAGCTGACCGGGGAGGAGTTTCTGGACAGCTCATGGACACGCGCAGAGCGCTTGTACTGCGCCGGCCGCCCTGAACGACTGGCATCGAGGTGGGCCGCGAAAGAAGCAACGATGAAAGCGCTGGGCCAAGGAGTGGGCCAGATCAGCCTGCTGGAGATCGAGGTCACGGCCGACGAGGGCGAGATGCCCGACCTGGTACTGCGCGGGAACGCCTTGGACCGAGCCCAGGCCCTACGGCTGGAAACCTGGTCGGTTTCGCTCACTCACGAGGACCGCTGGGCCCTCGCTTTCGTCGTTGGAGTAGGAAGTACGCCCCATGGACAACACCAGTGA
- a CDS encoding helix-turn-helix domain-containing protein, giving the protein MDNTSDAPAPRGGFRPPSSRQPATSQQPAADQPTEQQVVGKRLRTARETLGLTQDDVAGALGIPRTSVIAMEAGRRNVSALELRRLARLYRRNVQWLLGEEDDNAAVDSALFRATAELSEDDKEQVLRFAQFLASAGPPPAARRRRAAPAAFGRGSKQAEPPEGA; this is encoded by the coding sequence ATGGACAACACCAGTGACGCACCCGCACCACGAGGCGGATTCCGCCCTCCCTCTTCCCGACAACCGGCTACCAGCCAGCAGCCAGCAGCAGACCAGCCGACCGAACAGCAGGTGGTTGGCAAGCGACTGCGCACCGCCCGGGAAACGCTCGGCCTGACCCAAGACGACGTGGCTGGCGCCCTGGGGATACCTCGCACCAGTGTCATCGCGATGGAAGCAGGCCGCCGCAATGTCTCCGCCCTCGAGCTACGACGCTTGGCTCGGCTGTACAGGCGCAACGTGCAGTGGCTACTCGGCGAGGAGGACGACAACGCCGCAGTGGACAGCGCGCTGTTCCGAGCCACAGCCGAACTATCCGAGGACGACAAAGAACAGGTGCTCAGGTTTGCCCAGTTCCTCGCCTCGGCGGGTCCTCCGCCCGCAGCACGCAGACGCCGCGCCGCGCCTGCAGCATTCGGCCGTGGCAGCAAGCAGGCCGAACCGCCGGAGGGAGCGTGA
- a CDS encoding winged helix-turn-helix domain-containing protein: protein MRRTEKAGSSTLARSAQARYLQVADDLMSQMVSGTLKVGDALPSTSALTRQYQASATVVRSAIRELSSAGLVEGQPGKAVYVIALPHEPATRDGREYPEIRTALTKLTRVVEDLAERVARLEAKDKA, encoded by the coding sequence GTGAGGCGGACCGAGAAAGCGGGGAGTTCGACGTTGGCCAGGAGCGCGCAGGCCAGATACCTCCAGGTAGCTGACGACCTGATGTCCCAGATGGTCAGCGGCACGCTCAAGGTCGGCGACGCACTGCCCTCGACCAGTGCGCTCACCCGGCAGTACCAGGCTTCCGCCACCGTGGTTCGCTCAGCGATCAGGGAACTGAGCTCTGCCGGACTCGTCGAAGGCCAACCCGGCAAGGCGGTCTACGTGATCGCGCTTCCTCACGAACCGGCGACCCGTGACGGACGGGAGTACCCGGAGATCCGGACAGCTCTCACCAAGCTGACCCGCGTGGTGGAAGACCTTGCGGAGCGCGTGGCCCGACTCGAAGCCAAAGACAAGGCCTGA
- a CDS encoding pentapeptide repeat-containing protein has product MASLADGWIEQRQMCVNVLCAYLRMENEGGLSELRVREAISSIIRERTQPESAQSWSDLNFDISGAFLSDLDFSGCLFAGTLVNFSRAHFSGILTSFEGASFKSERTIFSECIFDAKTTRLNYCSIFSREIWFERVEFTGRAWLDYLSTSGEIISFSGSKITGDRFSLAGASFSSKEIVFDGVEFAGERASFSRCSFSGITSFRGSVFGGSEIWFDRVQLLGPSADFEEVQLNCIIGLSGVKVDHGCSLSSGPLEFPTQ; this is encoded by the coding sequence ATGGCTAGCCTTGCAGACGGATGGATCGAGCAACGTCAGATGTGTGTGAACGTCCTTTGTGCTTATCTTCGAATGGAGAATGAAGGAGGTCTCAGCGAGTTGCGAGTGAGAGAAGCTATTTCATCTATTATCCGTGAGCGAACGCAGCCAGAGTCCGCGCAGTCTTGGAGCGATCTGAATTTCGACATAAGTGGTGCATTTCTTAGTGACCTAGACTTCAGTGGATGCCTTTTCGCTGGAACCTTAGTGAACTTCTCGAGAGCTCACTTTTCTGGAATCTTGACAAGTTTTGAGGGTGCCAGCTTCAAGTCGGAACGAACGATCTTCAGCGAATGCATATTTGACGCCAAGACGACGCGCTTAAACTACTGCTCGATCTTCTCCAGGGAAATATGGTTTGAAAGAGTGGAGTTCACGGGGCGTGCATGGCTCGACTATCTCTCGACGTCTGGCGAGATTATCAGCTTTTCCGGTTCGAAGATCACGGGTGATCGATTTTCCCTTGCGGGGGCAAGCTTTTCAAGCAAGGAGATAGTATTTGATGGAGTCGAGTTTGCTGGCGAACGCGCGTCGTTCAGCCGTTGCAGCTTCTCTGGAATTACTTCTTTTCGTGGCAGTGTATTTGGAGGGAGTGAAATCTGGTTTGACAGAGTGCAACTCCTTGGGCCCTCCGCAGACTTTGAGGAAGTGCAGTTAAATTGCATCATCGGACTGTCGGGTGTAAAAGTTGATCACGGCTGCAGTCTTTCTTCTGGACCTTTAGAATTCCCGACGCAGTGA
- a CDS encoding MazG nucleotide pyrophosphohydrolase domain-containing protein, translating to MKLTDYEQAVADTDVLASDDIVLPMLGLVGEVGSLVAQYKKIQRDRAGYRAFTDEVREELGDLFWYAAALARRCDLSLEEILSDNIRKARERFKLPLNPLPHPLFDDAAAKTEQLPRTLDITFTETLDHERGRAPVPVVRIHRGDSAVGDPLDDNSDDDDEYRYHDVFHLAHMAVLGWSPVMRSLLRVKRSTNRDTDRIQDGGRAIAVEEGLSAYVFSAARAHNYFRSSTMIPNDILKSCQAMTAHLEVSRRSAQDWQYAILIGYRMFDQLTKNRGGILRLDMNARTMTYRTPEQVRQANLPFL from the coding sequence ATGAAGCTGACCGACTACGAACAGGCAGTCGCAGACACCGACGTGCTTGCCTCTGACGATATTGTTCTGCCCATGCTTGGGCTCGTCGGAGAAGTCGGCAGCCTGGTTGCTCAGTACAAAAAGATTCAACGGGACCGAGCTGGCTACCGCGCATTTACTGATGAAGTACGTGAAGAACTTGGTGACCTGTTCTGGTACGCCGCTGCTCTGGCTCGACGCTGTGATCTCAGTCTCGAAGAGATCCTCTCCGACAACATACGAAAGGCCCGCGAACGGTTCAAGCTCCCTCTGAATCCCCTTCCTCATCCGTTGTTCGACGACGCTGCAGCGAAAACTGAGCAACTCCCTCGCACGCTGGATATCACCTTTACTGAAACCCTCGACCATGAGCGAGGGAGAGCGCCAGTCCCGGTAGTACGGATCCATCGAGGCGACAGTGCAGTCGGTGATCCGCTGGACGATAACAGCGACGATGACGACGAGTACCGCTACCACGACGTCTTTCACCTCGCCCACATGGCGGTCCTTGGATGGTCGCCGGTCATGCGCAGTCTCCTGCGAGTCAAACGCAGCACGAACCGCGACACCGACCGCATCCAAGACGGAGGGCGTGCCATTGCCGTAGAAGAAGGGTTGAGCGCCTATGTGTTCTCTGCCGCTCGCGCCCACAACTACTTCCGTAGTAGTACTATGATCCCCAACGACATTCTCAAGAGTTGCCAGGCCATGACGGCTCACCTTGAGGTCTCACGACGCTCTGCTCAGGACTGGCAATACGCTATTCTTATCGGATATCGGATGTTTGACCAGCTTACCAAGAATCGCGGTGGAATCTTACGACTCGATATGAATGCGCGCACCATGACGTACCGGACTCCGGAGCAGGTTCGGCAGGCTAATCTTCCCTTTTTATGA
- a CDS encoding ImmA/IrrE family metallo-endopeptidase — MSTPPFVARRRQALQAAADLLDDLDVDQEQPIDVFEAVAQMGLWLVFQPLKTLLGAVIREGGGGIMITTERPPTIQRYTAAHEVGHWELDHNRPAFDTDHDVLHPGANEREQLAQWFASYFLMPPPLVYAVASRHGVRPHTAVLPAQAYLIARDMRVSYEAALRQMTNLNIIGDNQRDELMQVPQLRIKQDLAHGHRPQVGNADIWPVDERSMQYNIDVVLHDEIIINLPENRTSGHRWLDDTATEQRINLERKPAPPAFAPPTATRPTPVPRPDPPRRTGADITAALALLPGPVQNSAAVDQTADEGPPADHQYTSDDFEVAEFRNSGLATVSDDYQPGWAPVTARGAAALRRRNAGAPVEQATFLATTANVEAVSADPSAPGAGATGRRWLVLQAHSEGEFAYTLHYAATHDPHASPAATFTIEATVRPPLEVLHRRMLTDIDLEDATAATPDGDSEHASPRSAPFDDPGFSRSSELTDVDEPGLAPDAGDENDR, encoded by the coding sequence ATGTCCACCCCTCCGTTCGTAGCACGGCGTCGCCAAGCCCTTCAGGCTGCCGCTGACCTACTCGATGATCTCGATGTTGACCAAGAGCAACCCATCGATGTCTTCGAAGCAGTCGCCCAAATGGGTCTGTGGCTGGTGTTTCAACCATTGAAGACGCTACTGGGTGCGGTCATTCGTGAGGGCGGCGGTGGCATTATGATCACCACCGAGAGGCCGCCGACAATCCAGCGCTACACCGCTGCACACGAGGTCGGGCACTGGGAACTCGACCACAATCGCCCAGCGTTCGACACTGACCACGACGTGCTGCACCCTGGCGCAAACGAGCGCGAACAACTGGCTCAGTGGTTTGCTTCCTACTTCCTTATGCCGCCCCCACTAGTATATGCCGTCGCCAGTCGTCACGGTGTGCGCCCCCACACCGCAGTCCTTCCTGCTCAGGCCTACCTCATCGCCCGCGACATGCGTGTCAGCTATGAAGCAGCGCTGCGGCAAATGACCAACCTGAACATCATCGGGGACAACCAGCGCGACGAACTGATGCAAGTGCCGCAACTGCGCATCAAACAGGACTTGGCTCACGGCCACCGCCCTCAGGTCGGCAATGCCGACATCTGGCCTGTCGACGAGCGGTCCATGCAGTACAACATCGACGTGGTGCTCCACGACGAGATCATCATAAACTTGCCGGAGAACCGCACTTCCGGCCACCGATGGCTCGACGACACCGCCACAGAGCAGCGAATCAACCTGGAGCGCAAACCTGCTCCGCCTGCCTTTGCCCCGCCCACTGCGACCCGGCCGACACCCGTGCCGCGACCGGACCCACCGCGGCGCACGGGCGCCGACATCACAGCCGCTCTCGCCCTACTGCCCGGTCCTGTGCAAAACAGTGCCGCTGTGGACCAAACTGCCGATGAAGGACCCCCGGCCGACCACCAATACACCTCCGACGATTTCGAAGTCGCTGAATTTCGCAACAGCGGACTGGCAACGGTCTCCGATGACTATCAGCCCGGCTGGGCTCCGGTCACCGCCCGCGGTGCCGCCGCGTTGCGCCGTCGCAACGCGGGTGCTCCCGTGGAACAGGCGACTTTCCTGGCTACTACGGCCAACGTCGAGGCGGTATCGGCAGATCCGTCCGCCCCTGGGGCAGGCGCCACTGGCCGCAGATGGCTGGTCCTGCAAGCGCACAGCGAAGGAGAGTTCGCTTACACACTGCATTACGCCGCTACTCACGACCCGCACGCCTCGCCCGCCGCTACCTTCACCATCGAGGCCACCGTGCGGCCGCCACTGGAAGTCCTACACCGTCGCATGCTGACCGACATTGATCTTGAAGACGCTACGGCCGCTACCCCTGATGGAGACAGTGAACACGCCAGTCCGAGGAGTGCGCCGTTCGATGACCCCGGCTTCTCACGCAGCAGCGAGCTCACCGATGTGGACGAACCCGGTCTGGCGCCGGACGCAGGAGATGAGAACGACCGGTGA
- a CDS encoding nucleotide kinase domain-containing protein, with amino-acid sequence MFDTYWRFAFLRHAVYQARLAGEAGPWTDDPILLRHRFTNCYRAADRVSQFLIRHVSYTGRREPEEVVFRTLLFKMFNRVSTWQLLEEAFETVSWENFDRAAYDEVLTAAFAAGRRLYSAAYVIPPPRLGAERKHSNHLRLLELMMTTDVGGRITQGGSLSAAFEVLRSYPAMGDFLAFQFAIDLNYSEAFDFDEMEFVVAGPGARDGIRKCFGSDADGIEDQVIAYMAATQQEHFTRLGLTFTGLQGRPLQLIDCQNLFCEVDKYARVAHPEIAGHSGRSRIKQLFSPVADPVHAWFPPKWNLQPLAASAP; translated from the coding sequence GTGTTCGATACCTACTGGCGGTTCGCATTCCTACGGCATGCCGTCTACCAGGCCCGGCTAGCTGGCGAAGCGGGACCATGGACCGACGATCCGATCCTGCTGAGGCACAGGTTCACCAATTGCTACCGTGCCGCCGATCGAGTGTCGCAATTCCTCATTCGCCATGTGTCCTATACTGGTCGACGGGAACCGGAAGAGGTGGTCTTCCGAACACTGCTTTTCAAGATGTTCAACCGCGTCTCGACCTGGCAACTGCTCGAAGAGGCGTTCGAGACAGTGTCCTGGGAGAACTTCGACCGCGCCGCGTACGACGAGGTGCTCACCGCCGCGTTCGCGGCAGGCCGAAGACTGTACTCGGCGGCTTACGTAATTCCGCCACCACGGCTGGGCGCGGAACGCAAGCACAGTAACCACCTACGCCTGCTCGAACTGATGATGACCACCGACGTCGGTGGACGCATCACCCAGGGGGGATCGCTGAGCGCCGCCTTCGAAGTGTTGCGTTCCTATCCGGCAATGGGTGATTTCTTGGCTTTCCAGTTTGCCATCGACCTGAATTACTCAGAGGCCTTTGACTTCGATGAAATGGAATTCGTTGTCGCTGGCCCTGGTGCACGCGATGGCATTCGCAAGTGCTTCGGATCTGATGCTGATGGCATCGAGGACCAGGTCATCGCCTACATGGCAGCAACCCAGCAGGAGCATTTTACGCGCCTGGGACTGACCTTCACCGGCCTCCAGGGGCGTCCGCTGCAGTTGATCGACTGTCAGAACCTATTCTGCGAGGTGGACAAGTACGCCCGTGTGGCGCATCCTGAGATCGCTGGCCATAGTGGTCGCAGCCGCATCAAGCAGCTGTTCTCCCCGGTAGCTGATCCGGTGCATGCCTGGTTCCCGCCCAAGTGGAACCTGCAGCCTCTAGCTGCCTCAGCACCATGA